From the genome of Proteus vulgaris, one region includes:
- a CDS encoding YbfA family protein has product MPAYNEYTKKHVLARRTGAVALGVAAFPVMVFHPKRAQFYSYIHRVWSKTSDKPVWLAKSEVALNSHK; this is encoded by the coding sequence ATGCCAGCTTATAACGAATATACAAAAAAACATGTTTTGGCCCGTCGTACTGGTGCTGTTGCGCTAGGTGTTGCGGCATTTCCTGTTATGGTTTTCCATCCTAAACGTGCACAATTTTATAGCTATATACACCGTGTATGGTCTAAAACAAGTGATAAACCAGTTTGGCTGGCAAAATCAGAAGTGGCATTAAATAGCCACAAATAA
- a CDS encoding type 2 GTP cyclohydrolase I, translated as MKNTDLELVINEKLSIENFQDYAPNGLQVEGRPHIQKIVTGVTASQALLDEAVRLNADAILVHHGYFWKNEPVVIRSMKRNRLKTLLCNDINLFGYHLPLDAHPILGNNAQLALKMGVKVEGEILPLLPKGVFDLPLTPLELKERLEKALQRNVLHCGDNAPETIRNIAWCTGGGQGFIQDAAEQGVDAFVTGEVSEQTIHIAREMGVHFFAAGHHATERYGIKALGEWLAQTHHLDVTFVDIDNPA; from the coding sequence ATGAAGAATACTGATCTGGAATTAGTGATTAATGAGAAGTTAAGCATTGAGAACTTTCAAGATTATGCGCCTAATGGACTTCAAGTCGAAGGACGCCCTCATATTCAAAAAATAGTCACGGGTGTGACTGCAAGCCAAGCATTACTCGATGAAGCAGTACGATTAAACGCTGATGCAATTTTAGTACACCACGGTTACTTTTGGAAAAATGAGCCCGTTGTTATTCGTTCAATGAAGCGTAACCGCTTAAAGACATTACTTTGCAATGACATTAATCTTTTTGGTTATCACCTGCCGTTAGATGCTCACCCAATCTTAGGTAACAATGCTCAATTAGCATTAAAAATGGGGGTTAAAGTTGAAGGTGAAATATTACCTTTATTGCCTAAAGGCGTATTTGATTTACCTTTAACACCTCTTGAATTAAAAGAACGTTTAGAAAAAGCGTTACAACGCAATGTATTACATTGTGGTGATAATGCCCCTGAAACTATTCGTAATATTGCTTGGTGTACGGGCGGCGGACAGGGCTTTATTCAAGATGCTGCAGAGCAAGGTGTAGATGCTTTTGTGACAGGTGAAGTCTCAGAACAGACAATTCATATCGCAAGAGAAATGGGGGTTCATTTCTTTGCTGCTGGGCATCATGCAACAGAGCGTTATGGTATTAAAGCATTAGGTGAATGGCTGGCTCAAACACATCATTTAGATGTGACATTTGTTGATATTGATAATCCAGCATAA
- a CDS encoding SWIM zinc finger family protein produces the protein MSWQTVYFHYDEDALTVFANAGLLRRARKDVDNEKVSLTDANTGQFSSDGQSVVLHEAGIQQASCDCSASGCCKHILAAVLWLQANNNADNSNNDNSDEISSETITEPVEIIPLLPTLFALDPEALIKKAGKPACRTAIKLIEQWENITFNLEDTGIQLKIQLPDVDEPVIFLQASGYDGMLSPFSDSHKKAFHLAIVAKLFEQYTKPWAWPEDLMTVQSSKRPLNDEEIALINTIEQFIYDLLRQGLSHISLSSATQLHLLNMSARAEGLPRLASYLRTLSTQVKLLAERHFTMDESNVLRLLAHISAYLFQLSNATPEQLKVLRGQLRRQYDDKKNSLSLIPVGANWWTAQSGALGATFTFWDSEEKQLLQATQARPNQLDTLFNRYGVWNSLSLWKQTADKLMRRPFLLQEPRISDEGKLATIGDSFAQNQADFLDMTDYNNLQTELGINNWRDLPDYFAHQTEGFLSPLVLHIKNYKPLIWYEVEQCIIWEVSDNHENSAFLRLYWEGTTQNNLEELRFLTKKELEIVAITVQPVRRDLNIDLLPTTIWIKTEKGIELFYLDFDQFPRKKKQSGFISRIQEYMAKRKQQTAMHHSEPTLAQKFCRPILSVLEAQACTGRELLSEMQKEQLEISKHTADDLGMTLIADQLAYYLALTSRDSRTLLQLIWLCDNLQQLQSPLPIQLNE, from the coding sequence ATGAGTTGGCAAACCGTTTACTTTCATTACGATGAAGATGCGCTCACTGTATTTGCTAATGCAGGATTATTAAGACGCGCAAGAAAAGACGTTGATAACGAAAAAGTATCACTCACTGATGCCAATACAGGGCAATTCAGTAGTGATGGACAAAGTGTTGTTTTACACGAAGCAGGTATTCAACAAGCCAGTTGCGATTGCTCTGCATCTGGTTGCTGTAAACATATTTTAGCCGCCGTTTTATGGCTACAAGCTAATAATAATGCTGATAATTCAAATAACGATAATAGTGATGAAATATCATCAGAAACCATTACTGAACCTGTTGAAATCATCCCTCTGCTACCCACATTATTTGCTCTTGATCCAGAAGCATTAATCAAAAAAGCGGGTAAACCAGCCTGTCGGACAGCAATTAAATTAATTGAGCAATGGGAAAATATAACATTCAATCTAGAAGACACAGGAATTCAGTTAAAAATTCAACTTCCTGATGTTGATGAGCCTGTTATTTTCTTACAAGCGAGTGGTTACGATGGCATGTTATCACCATTTTCCGACTCACATAAAAAAGCCTTTCATCTTGCTATCGTGGCTAAATTATTTGAGCAATACACGAAACCTTGGGCATGGCCTGAAGATTTAATGACGGTGCAATCTTCTAAACGTCCCCTGAATGATGAAGAAATAGCGCTAATTAATACCATTGAACAATTTATTTATGATTTATTACGCCAAGGGCTATCACATATTAGCTTAAGCAGTGCCACACAGTTGCACTTATTAAATATGTCCGCTCGAGCAGAAGGTTTACCTCGTTTAGCGTCTTATTTACGAACATTAAGCACTCAAGTCAAACTGTTGGCAGAAAGACATTTCACCATGGATGAAAGCAATGTCTTGCGTTTATTAGCCCATATTTCTGCCTATCTATTCCAATTATCTAATGCGACACCAGAACAGTTAAAAGTGTTACGAGGGCAACTTCGTCGTCAATATGATGATAAAAAAAATAGCCTTTCTCTTATTCCGGTTGGGGCAAATTGGTGGACAGCACAAAGTGGCGCATTAGGAGCAACGTTTACCTTTTGGGATAGCGAAGAAAAACAGTTATTACAAGCGACACAAGCGCGCCCTAATCAGCTCGATACCTTGTTTAATCGTTATGGTGTTTGGAACAGTTTGTCATTATGGAAACAAACTGCGGATAAATTAATGCGTCGTCCTTTTTTATTACAAGAGCCTCGTATTTCTGATGAAGGAAAACTCGCCACTATTGGTGATAGTTTTGCTCAAAATCAAGCAGACTTTCTTGATATGACGGACTACAACAATTTACAAACTGAGCTAGGCATCAATAATTGGCGAGATTTGCCCGATTACTTTGCCCATCAAACAGAAGGTTTTCTTTCCCCTCTTGTTTTGCATATCAAAAACTATAAACCTTTAATTTGGTATGAAGTAGAGCAATGCATAATTTGGGAAGTGTCAGATAATCATGAGAATTCAGCATTCTTGCGCCTTTATTGGGAAGGAACAACACAAAATAATCTAGAAGAGTTGCGCTTTCTTACCAAAAAAGAGTTAGAAATTGTCGCAATCACGGTGCAACCCGTTCGACGTGATCTCAATATAGACTTGTTACCAACGACTATTTGGATCAAAACAGAAAAAGGCATTGAACTGTTTTATCTCGATTTTGACCAATTTCCACGTAAGAAAAAACAATCAGGCTTTATTAGCCGTATTCAAGAATATATGGCTAAACGTAAGCAACAAACAGCAATGCATCACAGTGAACCGACTCTAGCACAAAAGTTCTGTCGCCCTATTTTATCGGTATTAGAAGCTCAAGCGTGTACTGGACGGGAATTACTTTCAGAAATGCAAAAAGAGCAATTAGAAATAAGCAAACATACCGCAGATGATTTAGGAATGACATTAATAGCTGATCAATTGGCTTATTATTTGGCGTTAACTTCCCGCGACTCACGGACGTTATTACAGTTAATTTGGCTATGCGATAATCTGCAACAATTACAAAGTCCGTTACCTATTCAACTTAACGAATAA
- a CDS encoding VWA domain-containing protein — protein MSQHNGDMPEDKIQQAKRWRLILGQYADDALGQATFNADDLKVERTLDFLYRREYQRRGLRQERGRHGSLDASQLTAVNWLNQARKLFPNSTFERMQSQAIERYQISSFLKDPNTLKAMEPTKALAKTLLSLRGRMSEETRDAVKTIIRKVVEDILRQIRNNFRQSLTGRRNRFRRSLVPNSRNFDWRATIAANLKHYDTQNRRLVIETPYFNSRMQQHFPWDVILCVDQSASMSSSIMYAAVCASILASLPAVKVSLVVFDTQVVDLSHLADDPVEVLMTVQLGGGTDIAGAMQYCESLVKNPKRTVISLISDFEEGGSLNRLLDCTQRLNSQQVKLLGLAALDDEAQPVYDSAIAQKLADRGMQVAALTPEHFAQWLAEVMQ, from the coding sequence ATGAGTCAGCATAATGGCGATATGCCTGAAGATAAAATACAACAAGCAAAACGCTGGCGCCTGATTTTAGGTCAATATGCGGATGATGCTCTTGGGCAAGCGACTTTTAATGCTGATGATTTAAAAGTTGAACGTACACTCGACTTTCTCTATCGCCGAGAATATCAGCGCCGAGGGCTTCGCCAAGAGCGAGGACGCCATGGTTCACTCGATGCATCGCAACTTACTGCGGTAAACTGGCTAAATCAAGCACGTAAGCTATTTCCTAATAGCACCTTTGAACGTATGCAATCACAAGCTATTGAACGTTATCAAATCAGTAGCTTTCTTAAAGATCCTAATACGTTAAAAGCAATGGAGCCCACAAAAGCGTTAGCCAAAACACTATTAAGCTTACGTGGACGAATGAGCGAAGAAACACGAGATGCTGTTAAAACTATTATTCGCAAAGTGGTTGAAGATATTTTACGTCAAATTCGTAATAATTTTCGCCAATCATTAACGGGACGTCGTAATCGCTTTAGACGCTCTTTGGTGCCTAATAGTCGCAACTTTGATTGGCGCGCAACTATTGCTGCAAATTTAAAACATTACGATACCCAAAATCGTCGCTTAGTCATTGAAACACCTTATTTTAACTCACGGATGCAACAACATTTTCCGTGGGATGTTATTCTCTGCGTTGACCAAAGTGCGTCAATGTCTAGTTCCATTATGTATGCTGCTGTTTGTGCCAGTATTTTAGCTTCATTGCCTGCCGTTAAAGTCTCTTTAGTGGTTTTTGATACTCAAGTTGTCGATTTATCTCATTTAGCAGACGATCCTGTTGAGGTTTTAATGACCGTACAATTAGGAGGCGGTACTGATATTGCTGGTGCAATGCAATACTGTGAAAGTTTAGTCAAAAACCCTAAACGTACCGTTATTTCACTAATCAGTGACTTTGAAGAAGGTGGCTCATTAAACCGATTATTAGATTGCACACAACGTCTTAATAGCCAACAAGTTAAATTATTAGGGCTTGCGGCACTTGATGATGAAGCTCAACCTGTTTATGACTCTGCGATTGCACAAAAACTTGCGGACAGAGGTATGCAAGTTGCCGCCTTAACACCAGAACATTTCGCACAATGGCTAGCAGAGGTAATGCAATGA
- a CDS encoding DUF5682 family protein produces MTLPSIPLPERIDQARLKWTSLQQQHLYFAPVRHHSPACSYAVLSLINSVKPDYILIEGPDTFNSLIPSLTDKDTLPPVAIMGQAEYLHNDGNQEEREKSLHSAYFPFCEYSPEWQALRVGLRINAKTRFIDLPWAAQVNNEEYSDSQSRSLQKERYLAHSQFIAQLAKKCHCRDHDDVWEHLFELRNIEALADWQALFNDTFIWCALARLDYEPEVLESEGSSQREAHMLTHIKTIKQQEPNAKILIVTGGFHTLALIEGLADSQSQSFAISSTEQKQFTKMQRMAEKEQAWLIRYSFDRLDALNGYASGMPSPAFYQQVWQSLMLQHHDKLENNALAKQPTQIYRNKMGIAFLSSVAQSIREKQFDNPPSYLAVKLAAEQSLRLALLRDHAGMGRYDLLDGLQSAFIKGSLDDSQSELWTEIKTCFSGYLLGKIPLGTATPPLVNETYERARGFRFKLDDTLAKTTKCDVYRNPQHRLRSRFLHLLAFLEIHFAHRINGPDFLSGHQLDLLFEEWQYAWTPNVEGELISLSEKGSQLEAIALTKLLSMEKQLEEQGQGRSSQSAVTLLTQAALIGLHQRIPSLFKLLDSYIQQDFRLESLTQCGHKLIHLWRGRQYLDITDELALENRLHHVIPQAFFCLEQLAQGDEQQQESNLQALLSLRELIEFMPSLNNPHDYKSDFYQQLNRLDGQLDAVPLLKGAVDALRYLGSYIDETTLTNALNATFSTGSSPEQAIGYFVGIMRTAPELVIRLPLLVDHLNTLLQQWDEERFIQILPDLRFAFSQLNPKQNAELAQYIANDIGLDTQALSLWQSEFSAKQMIEATKLNQKLQQRITEQGIISWFDTKKAEKGDNAYESA; encoded by the coding sequence GTGACGCTACCTTCAATACCTTTGCCAGAAAGAATTGACCAAGCACGACTGAAATGGACGTCGTTACAGCAACAACATCTCTATTTTGCCCCTGTACGCCATCACAGCCCCGCTTGTTCTTATGCTGTTTTATCACTAATTAATTCGGTAAAGCCTGACTATATATTAATTGAAGGCCCTGATACCTTTAATTCTCTTATTCCAAGCCTGACTGATAAAGACACCCTGCCTCCGGTGGCTATTATGGGGCAAGCAGAATATTTGCATAATGATGGTAACCAAGAAGAGCGAGAAAAATCACTGCACTCTGCCTATTTTCCATTTTGTGAATATTCTCCTGAATGGCAGGCATTACGAGTTGGTTTACGCATCAATGCAAAAACACGCTTTATCGATTTGCCATGGGCGGCTCAAGTTAATAACGAAGAGTATAGTGATTCACAAAGTCGCAGCTTACAAAAAGAACGTTATTTAGCCCATAGCCAATTTATTGCACAATTAGCCAAAAAATGTCATTGCCGTGATCATGATGATGTTTGGGAGCATCTTTTTGAGCTACGCAACATTGAAGCTTTAGCTGATTGGCAAGCCCTCTTTAATGATACCTTTATTTGGTGTGCTCTTGCGCGTCTTGATTATGAGCCAGAAGTACTTGAATCAGAAGGTTCTTCGCAACGTGAAGCACATATGCTCACTCATATTAAAACCATCAAACAACAAGAGCCCAATGCCAAGATTTTAATTGTAACAGGAGGATTTCATACCCTTGCATTAATTGAAGGTCTAGCTGATTCACAATCTCAATCTTTCGCCATTTCTAGCACAGAGCAAAAACAATTCACTAAAATGCAAAGAATGGCCGAAAAAGAACAAGCTTGGCTTATTCGTTACAGTTTTGACAGATTAGATGCACTTAATGGCTATGCTTCTGGTATGCCATCTCCGGCTTTTTATCAACAAGTTTGGCAAAGTTTGATGCTACAACATCATGATAAATTAGAAAATAATGCTCTTGCTAAACAGCCAACACAAATTTATCGCAATAAAATGGGGATCGCATTTTTAAGCTCAGTGGCTCAATCTATTAGAGAAAAACAATTTGATAATCCACCTAGCTATTTAGCCGTAAAACTGGCTGCCGAGCAAAGTTTACGCCTTGCTTTACTTAGAGATCATGCTGGTATGGGTCGCTATGATTTGCTTGATGGTTTACAAAGTGCCTTTATTAAAGGCAGTTTAGATGATAGCCAAAGCGAGTTATGGACAGAAATTAAAACCTGTTTTTCCGGCTATCTATTAGGCAAAATTCCATTAGGTACAGCAACACCACCGTTGGTAAATGAAACCTATGAACGTGCCAGAGGTTTTCGTTTTAAACTTGATGATACATTAGCAAAAACCACTAAATGCGATGTTTACCGCAACCCTCAACATCGCTTAAGAAGTCGTTTTTTACATTTACTGGCTTTCTTAGAAATCCACTTTGCACATCGAATCAATGGCCCTGACTTTCTTTCTGGTCATCAATTGGATTTATTGTTTGAAGAGTGGCAATACGCTTGGACACCCAATGTGGAAGGAGAGCTGATTTCATTATCAGAGAAAGGCTCACAACTTGAAGCTATCGCCTTAACTAAGTTGTTATCTATGGAAAAACAGCTTGAAGAACAAGGCCAAGGTCGCTCAAGTCAAAGTGCTGTCACTTTATTAACACAAGCAGCATTAATAGGCCTCCACCAGCGCATTCCATCACTCTTTAAACTATTAGATAGCTATATTCAGCAAGATTTTCGCCTTGAGTCATTAACTCAATGTGGACATAAATTGATCCATTTATGGCGAGGTCGTCAATACCTTGATATTACCGATGAGCTAGCACTGGAAAATCGACTACATCACGTTATCCCTCAAGCATTTTTTTGCTTAGAACAACTCGCTCAAGGTGATGAACAACAACAAGAAAGCAATTTACAAGCTTTGCTCTCTTTACGTGAACTGATTGAATTTATGCCATCACTCAATAATCCTCATGATTACAAAAGCGATTTCTATCAGCAACTTAATCGCCTTGATGGTCAACTAGATGCAGTTCCTTTATTAAAAGGTGCTGTTGATGCATTGCGCTATTTAGGCTCATATATTGATGAAACCACGCTGACAAACGCATTAAATGCCACGTTTAGTACAGGAAGTTCTCCTGAACAAGCTATTGGTTATTTTGTCGGGATTATGCGAACAGCACCAGAGCTTGTGATCCGCTTACCTTTATTGGTTGATCACTTAAATACCCTGTTACAACAATGGGATGAAGAGCGTTTCATTCAGATCTTACCTGATCTGCGTTTTGCATTTAGCCAACTTAATCCCAAGCAAAATGCAGAGCTTGCACAATATATTGCCAACGATATTGGTTTAGATACACAAGCGTTATCATTATGGCAGTCAGAATTTAGTGCCAAACAAATGATTGAAGCCACTAAACTCAATCAAAAACTGCAACAGCGTATAACAGAGCAAGGCATAATTTCTTGGTTTGATACTAAGAAAGCAGAGAAAGGAGACAATGCCTATGAGTCAGCATAA
- a CDS encoding ATP-binding protein: MAKKAPAEQQAIRESAEVRFAQELECLTKADVNNPKPQGWLRSPRAVRQFILGDDALGITPKFFGDDALVDRAIVTLLGKQGLMLVGEPGTAKSMLSELFAAAISGDSGLTIQGTAGTTEDHIKYSWNYALLLAEGPTERALVGSPLYQGMLQGKIVRFEEITRCPPEIQDVLVSLMSEKQLMIPEMGDGARISAKPGFNLIGTANLRDRGVHEMSAALKRRFNFETVKPIRDPAFEISLIQSQLENELGSLANEVTVPVDVVELLVTTFQELRSGNTQDGGNIKTPDAVMSTAEAVNIAYACALEAHYLGDGVMNAGAIARQLIGVVLKDNADDIKRIRYYMDNVARERARNSKEWKAFFDASKEFWQ; encoded by the coding sequence ATGGCTAAAAAAGCACCCGCAGAACAACAAGCAATCAGGGAAAGTGCTGAGGTTCGATTTGCTCAAGAGTTAGAGTGTTTAACAAAAGCAGATGTAAATAATCCTAAACCACAAGGATGGCTTCGCTCTCCTCGTGCTGTACGCCAATTTATTTTAGGTGATGATGCATTAGGTATCACACCTAAGTTTTTCGGCGACGATGCCTTGGTTGATCGCGCAATTGTCACATTATTAGGCAAGCAAGGTTTAATGCTAGTTGGTGAGCCAGGTACAGCAAAATCAATGCTCTCAGAGCTTTTTGCTGCCGCCATCAGCGGTGATTCAGGATTAACTATTCAAGGCACTGCGGGCACTACAGAAGATCACATCAAGTACTCATGGAACTATGCGTTGTTATTAGCAGAAGGCCCAACAGAGCGCGCTTTAGTGGGATCGCCGCTTTATCAAGGTATGTTACAAGGTAAAATTGTTCGTTTTGAAGAGATAACCCGTTGTCCCCCTGAAATTCAGGATGTACTGGTTTCTTTGATGTCAGAAAAACAGTTAATGATCCCCGAAATGGGTGATGGTGCGCGTATTAGTGCAAAACCTGGGTTTAACCTTATCGGTACAGCAAACTTACGTGATCGTGGTGTCCACGAAATGTCTGCCGCATTAAAACGTCGTTTTAATTTCGAAACGGTAAAACCCATTCGTGATCCGGCATTTGAAATCAGCTTAATTCAATCACAGCTAGAAAATGAATTAGGCTCTTTAGCTAATGAAGTGACGGTACCTGTTGATGTAGTGGAATTACTGGTAACCACATTCCAAGAATTACGTTCAGGTAATACACAAGATGGCGGTAATATCAAAACCCCTGATGCAGTTATGTCTACCGCAGAAGCGGTGAACATTGCTTATGCTTGTGCCTTAGAAGCACATTATTTAGGTGATGGCGTAATGAATGCTGGTGCGATTGCACGCCAATTAATCGGTGTTGTATTAAAAGATAATGCTGATGATATTAAACGTATTCGTTATTACATGGACAATGTAGCTAGAGAACGCGCAAGAAACAGTAAAGAGTGGAAAGCGTTCTTTGATGCATCAAAAGAGTTTTGGCAATAA